In Haloarcula salinisoli, one genomic interval encodes:
- a CDS encoding diacylglycerol/lipid kinase family protein, producing MQVGSRRAVLNPVSGDGGHADAVERLLSARGFAVARTEGPGDALELGRAAGEAGATEVAVAGGDGTVNEVVRGLARADHLEAVTLSVIPVGTANLLAGTIGVDDRQQAIEVADTGDVRSIDVGFADEEPFLVSCIAGLPAEASLAASSDLKSRFGTLAFLVTGAQEAIEFDGLDITIEAVGEDGPVSWSGSATCLLVGNARKFVERGGQAAMEDGLLDVAIVERMPTGNLVAEAIGHRLLAADTEGVTHVRATALSVDGHGDPVTFSRDGEVAEHERLDIRVRKRTLDLRVGPDYDPDPR from the coding sequence ATGCAAGTTGGCTCGCGCCGCGCCGTCCTCAACCCCGTCAGCGGTGACGGCGGTCACGCCGACGCCGTCGAGCGACTGCTCTCGGCCCGTGGCTTCGCCGTTGCCCGGACCGAAGGCCCGGGCGACGCGCTCGAGCTCGGCCGAGCCGCCGGCGAGGCAGGCGCCACCGAAGTCGCCGTCGCCGGCGGGGACGGGACGGTCAACGAGGTCGTCCGGGGGCTGGCCCGGGCCGACCACCTCGAGGCGGTGACGCTGTCGGTGATTCCGGTCGGGACCGCGAACCTGCTGGCGGGGACTATCGGCGTCGACGACCGCCAGCAGGCCATCGAGGTCGCAGACACCGGCGACGTGCGGAGCATCGACGTGGGCTTTGCGGACGAGGAGCCGTTTCTCGTCTCCTGTATCGCCGGGTTGCCGGCCGAGGCGAGCCTGGCGGCCTCCAGCGACCTGAAGTCACGGTTCGGGACGCTGGCCTTTCTCGTGACCGGCGCCCAGGAGGCCATCGAGTTCGACGGGCTGGACATCACCATCGAGGCCGTGGGCGAAGACGGCCCCGTTAGCTGGTCCGGTTCGGCGACGTGTCTGCTCGTGGGCAACGCCCGGAAGTTCGTCGAACGGGGCGGGCAAGCGGCGATGGAAGACGGACTGCTCGACGTCGCCATCGTCGAACGGATGCCGACCGGCAACCTCGTCGCCGAGGCCATCGGCCACCGGCTGCTGGCGGCCGACACCGAGGGCGTCACGCACGTCCGTGCGACGGCGCTGTCCGTCGACGGCCACGGCGACCCGGTCACCTTCAGCCGGGACGGTGAAGTCGCCGAGCACGAGCGGCTGGATATCCGGGTCCGGAAACGGACACTCGACCTCAGAGTCGGCCCGGACTAC